The following are from one region of the Petrotoga mobilis SJ95 genome:
- a CDS encoding ABC transporter permease produces the protein MNKTNRVAKQLKDFWDEFKQVKFGIAGIILLILFVILVVFEQFLIPFPEASTRWRDITYWEDNPRSVPPVWINWFSQKDYTPTEYIEDLEYTEQNISGPITMLSSVIEYEYGYDVPPVDLIYRGTFKGNFSMNIVLERPDGNKINLVNKSFSSNTEKDFRISIINEANNNVQSFARRYVQNLPPRVDVNTVLFSQANDELFSNPTPLNGTYKLNINLIKMTEDTAIQDTRLVVSGSVSGLLGTDNSKRDVWSGLVAGIKWALFIGLMTSAISVSVGVVYGVVSAYYGGIVDSIMQRIWEIFINIPLLPVLIVLSAIFKPSIWSLILMMSLFFWVGPVKTVRSMALQIKEETYVEAAKALGASHRRIIFRHMVPILIPYAFASMALNVPSAILYEATVSLLGLGDATIVTWGQILHDAMNGGAVTNGLWWWVVPPGIAIALVGMTFAFLGFAMDTILNPKLRTR, from the coding sequence GTGAATAAAACAAATCGTGTTGCCAAGCAATTAAAAGATTTTTGGGATGAGTTTAAGCAAGTTAAATTTGGTATAGCTGGTATAATTCTTTTAATCCTTTTTGTAATTTTAGTGGTTTTTGAACAATTTTTAATCCCATTTCCTGAAGCTTCTACAAGGTGGAGGGATATTACCTATTGGGAAGATAACCCTCGAAGCGTTCCCCCTGTTTGGATAAATTGGTTTTCTCAAAAAGATTACACACCGACTGAATATATTGAAGATTTAGAATATACTGAACAGAACATTTCAGGTCCAATAACTATGTTAAGTTCAGTTATAGAGTATGAGTACGGTTATGACGTTCCACCCGTTGATCTAATATATAGAGGGACCTTTAAAGGTAACTTTAGTATGAATATTGTTTTGGAACGTCCTGATGGTAATAAAATCAACTTGGTAAACAAAAGTTTTAGTTCGAACACTGAAAAAGACTTCAGAATATCAATTATTAATGAAGCAAATAACAATGTTCAAAGCTTTGCAAGGAGATATGTGCAAAATTTACCGCCAAGAGTTGATGTAAATACCGTGCTTTTTTCACAAGCCAACGATGAGCTTTTTTCAAATCCAACTCCATTAAATGGAACTTACAAGCTAAATATTAATCTAATAAAAATGACCGAGGACACTGCTATACAAGATACAAGGTTAGTTGTTTCTGGAAGTGTTTCTGGTTTACTAGGTACGGATAACTCTAAAAGAGATGTATGGAGTGGATTGGTAGCAGGCATTAAATGGGCTTTGTTCATAGGGCTTATGACATCTGCTATTTCGGTATCGGTAGGCGTGGTTTATGGAGTTGTTTCTGCGTATTATGGCGGTATAGTCGATTCTATAATGCAAAGAATCTGGGAAATTTTTATCAACATACCACTTCTTCCTGTTTTAATTGTTTTATCAGCAATATTTAAGCCCTCTATTTGGAGCCTTATTCTTATGATGAGTTTGTTTTTTTGGGTAGGCCCTGTTAAAACAGTAAGAAGTATGGCTTTGCAAATAAAAGAGGAAACCTATGTTGAAGCTGCAAAAGCTTTAGGTGCTTCGCATAGAAGAATAATTTTCAGACATATGGTTCCGATCTTGATTCCATACGCCTTTGCAAGTATGGCACTTAATGTTCCGAGCGCCATTCTTTACGAGGCAACCGTTAGTTTGCTTGGTTTAGGAGATGCCACCATAGTCACCTGGGGGCAAATTCTCCACGATGCCATGAACGGAGGAGCCGTAACAAACGGTCTTTGGTGGTGGGTTGTACCTCCTGGAATTGCTATTGCTTTAGTAGGTATGACTTTTGCCTTTTTAGGTTTTGCAATGGACACCATCTTAAATCCAAAATTGAGAACGAGGTAG
- a CDS encoding ABC transporter ATP-binding protein, with translation MNEILNVKNLKVYYYTRKGVVKGLDDVSFSLREGETLGLVGESGCGKTTLGMGLLRMPSPPGKIVSGEINIDGENIVPLKESVLRKRVRWEKISMVFQGAMNSLTPVYTIKKQMMETLQTHREMEEEKAMAIIKKYLNQVGLSEDILKRYPHELSGGMKQRIVIATALFLEPKVIIADEPTTALDVVVQAQIINLLKRLKKDLNLSFIFITHDLATEAEVADRIMVMYAGKIAEIGENHHIYGPQGPAHPYTKGLLGATPLLHKKVEELAFIPGVPPDLLNPPSGCRFHERCPVAFDRCKVEEPPLKEIEPGHFAACWRCFDE, from the coding sequence ATGAATGAGATTTTAAATGTTAAAAATTTAAAAGTGTATTATTATACAAGAAAAGGTGTTGTAAAAGGATTGGACGATGTGAGTTTTTCCCTGAGAGAAGGGGAAACCTTAGGGCTTGTTGGAGAGTCTGGATGTGGTAAAACAACGTTGGGCATGGGTCTTTTGAGAATGCCAAGTCCTCCAGGCAAAATCGTAAGTGGAGAGATTAATATAGATGGTGAAAATATAGTCCCTTTAAAAGAATCTGTTTTACGTAAGAGAGTCAGATGGGAAAAGATTTCCATGGTTTTTCAGGGAGCTATGAATAGTTTGACGCCAGTTTACACCATTAAAAAACAGATGATGGAAACGCTTCAAACTCATAGGGAAATGGAAGAAGAAAAGGCTATGGCTATAATTAAAAAATATTTAAATCAAGTGGGGTTATCAGAGGATATTTTGAAGAGATACCCTCACGAATTATCGGGAGGGATGAAACAACGTATTGTAATCGCCACAGCGTTGTTTTTAGAGCCCAAAGTGATTATTGCCGATGAACCTACTACAGCCTTAGATGTTGTCGTTCAAGCTCAAATAATAAATCTTCTGAAAAGGTTAAAAAAGGATCTTAATTTGTCTTTTATCTTTATAACCCATGATTTAGCTACCGAGGCAGAAGTAGCAGACAGGATAATGGTGATGTATGCAGGTAAGATAGCTGAAATAGGAGAGAATCATCATATTTATGGCCCTCAGGGACCGGCACATCCATATACAAAAGGTTTGCTGGGAGCTACACCTCTTTTACATAAAAAAGTTGAAGAACTAGCTTTTATACCAGGTGTACCACCTGATTTACTCAATCCACCCAGTGGCTGTCGATTCCATGAGCGTTGTCCGGTTGCTTTCGATAGATGCAAAGTAGAAGAACCACCTTTGAAGGAAATTGAACCCGGTCATTTTGCAGCTTGTTGGAGGTGTTTTGATGAATGA
- a CDS encoding ABC transporter ATP-binding protein encodes MNDEIIMTVKNLKKWFPLRRTISEIFQGKRRWVRAVDNVSFDIRKGEIFGLIGESGCGKSTTGRLLMKLEEPTEGQIIFKGEDVTFLSSTEEIKKYKEDVQMIFQDPYSSMNPRFRVRDVLAEPLIIHNKTKDPNEIEEIAKNVLNEVKLTPPEEFMDRYPHMLSGGQRQRVATARTLVLSPDFIIADEPVSMIDLSTRAEILHMMKDVQQDLGLTYLYITHDLSTARYFCDRIAVMYLGRIVELGDADEIIERPLHPYTKALIEAVPEPLPGKENVIKELPIKGEIPSAANIPKGCRFHPRCIYAQPECFENVDDPELVEDSNGHYVACYRYKEIDQEVEKV; translated from the coding sequence ATGAATGATGAAATTATAATGACTGTAAAAAATTTGAAAAAATGGTTTCCCTTGCGAAGAACCATTTCAGAAATATTTCAAGGCAAACGAAGATGGGTTAGAGCGGTGGATAATGTAAGTTTTGATATAAGAAAGGGAGAGATATTTGGCTTAATTGGAGAATCTGGTTGCGGAAAATCTACTACAGGTAGATTATTGATGAAATTAGAAGAACCCACAGAGGGCCAAATAATATTTAAGGGTGAAGATGTTACTTTTTTGTCTTCCACTGAGGAAATTAAGAAGTATAAAGAAGATGTACAAATGATTTTTCAGGACCCTTACTCTTCGATGAATCCAAGGTTTAGAGTTAGAGATGTTTTGGCAGAACCTTTGATCATTCATAACAAAACCAAAGATCCTAATGAAATTGAAGAGATAGCAAAGAATGTTCTAAATGAAGTTAAATTGACGCCTCCTGAAGAGTTTATGGATAGATATCCTCACATGCTCAGCGGAGGGCAAAGGCAAAGAGTTGCAACGGCAAGGACCTTAGTTCTTTCTCCGGATTTCATAATAGCGGATGAACCCGTTTCTATGATCGATTTATCAACTAGGGCAGAAATTCTCCACATGATGAAAGATGTTCAGCAAGATTTAGGGCTTACGTATCTATACATAACTCATGACTTATCAACCGCGAGATATTTTTGCGACAGGATTGCTGTTATGTATCTTGGAAGAATAGTTGAGTTAGGCGATGCTGACGAAATAATTGAAAGACCTCTACATCCATACACCAAAGCTTTGATAGAAGCAGTACCAGAACCTTTACCTGGAAAAGAAAACGTAATAAAAGAATTACCAATAAAAGGAGAGATCCCATCTGCAGCAAATATACCAAAAGGATGTAGATTCCATCCAAGGTGTATTTATGCACAGCCTGAATGTTTTGAGAATGTGGATGATCCAGAGTTGGTAGAAGATTCAAACGGTCACTACGTTGCCTGTTACAGGTACAAAGAGATAGATCAGGAAGTAGAAAAGGTTTGA
- a CDS encoding ABC transporter permease, with translation MYWRYAFKRVLMGVMIYFVIIFVYAVLFNVMFKLHYSYLLEGPILPEIFSDWFDTITFNYGQSMYIRSFKGETDVIKIILERVPNTMLLFTMAIIIDIFLGVYLGIKKAQKAGGFMDKTTSILTMIFYGLPTWWVGLVMIMFFSFKMPLFPSGGIFSIPPPVGFIKRFADIVYHLILPLTTLVFFRFWGRAYLSRNIVLANLQNDFIISARARGIPERKVLFGHALRASAPPILTMSVLSVLDSFSGALIIEGIFNWPGMGNLFWAAIQQDDIPVLLGNLSFTTLLYICGIVILDLIYGVLDPRIKVGGKE, from the coding sequence ATGTATTGGAGATATGCTTTTAAAAGGGTGTTAATGGGTGTTATGATTTATTTTGTTATTATTTTTGTGTATGCTGTACTTTTCAACGTCATGTTTAAACTTCACTATAGCTACCTTTTGGAAGGACCAATATTACCCGAGATTTTCTCTGATTGGTTCGATACGATCACTTTTAATTATGGTCAATCTATGTATATAAGATCTTTTAAAGGAGAAACTGACGTCATTAAAATTATCTTAGAAAGAGTACCTAATACCATGCTTCTTTTTACTATGGCTATTATCATAGATATTTTCTTGGGGGTGTATTTGGGCATAAAAAAGGCTCAAAAAGCAGGGGGATTCATGGACAAAACAACCTCCATACTTACCATGATTTTTTACGGCCTTCCAACATGGTGGGTTGGACTGGTAATGATCATGTTTTTTTCTTTCAAAATGCCTTTATTTCCTTCTGGTGGTATATTTAGCATCCCGCCTCCTGTGGGGTTTATAAAAAGATTTGCAGATATTGTGTATCATTTAATTCTACCTTTAACTACGCTTGTTTTTTTTCGTTTTTGGGGTAGAGCATATTTATCAAGAAATATCGTGTTAGCAAATTTGCAGAATGATTTCATAATATCCGCAAGGGCTAGGGGCATTCCTGAAAGAAAAGTTTTGTTTGGGCACGCTTTAAGAGCTTCTGCTCCTCCAATCTTAACAATGTCGGTTTTATCTGTGCTCGATTCTTTTTCTGGGGCATTGATCATCGAAGGTATTTTTAATTGGCCTGGAATGGGGAACCTTTTTTGGGCTGCTATTCAACAAGATGATATTCCAGTTCTTTTGGGTAATTTGTCTTTTACAACTCTTTTATACATCTGCGGTATTGTAATTTTAGACTTAATTTACGGGGTGCTTGACCCTAGAATAAAAGTTGGCGGGAAAGAGTGA